Proteins found in one Zonotrichia leucophrys gambelii isolate GWCS_2022_RI chromosome 28, RI_Zleu_2.0, whole genome shotgun sequence genomic segment:
- the USHBP1 gene encoding harmonin-binding protein USHBP1 isoform X2, whose protein sequence is MEEVRGTVRAGHSMGLTPNGADPTRSLCRAPRWNSRSGHRDGAGGPAGRAGGHSSSLCQESPVGATRPAPGAERGTGTPMGTPARPSRQEEEEEAEEKDEEDEEDVAGDTEDIPLLAGAAPRQQRRQQRPARYRHLESHQRGHQERGDTRTEETLRLRGHRERGDTGTSPCPSSPRREDEDVGEAAATVPTVAAASPDARSPDLFERLQHAVSSLERAAFCRRRQPPAWPPPAPAWHRALQSLQELSRTPGWARRCWPGAAAGPGLPAEVAVAAERNASLRAALGQRDEELGQATAALRALRGERERLQGKVRDLREALARLEEPGGSGSDTPGFGDTPGTGDASETGDTPRVGDTPGADDTPGPSSLPGHRPRAPLSPQPSAGPGREQEERLQQLQGMLARLQEANRELLAALGECKGEAERLSMELGRREARCSGLRLALSCSERCGGAYVALLDLLRAKVAPEGGTRGGTAAEPSPGHEPGPGQSLDCAPGPGLATPEPSGPAEPDSREDPADSPGAHSPREMEEGALRELIRRLRAEQAAVERSLLDAAKPSELPRERDPRGRAEQALREARALLPGWRRPEKEELLQELAVLKEALAELRTRLQLAQKEKRALELLLAAHGPREAALRLLLRERERERHREWDQERDGRDGASGSSSGSSSGSSSDEVGMDPVGPFPGFGGCRGMGGSRKSLQEARMGRGAEMAPRNPPDPERTREELLRIRARTEQLRGRARELALALERGSAASRAQQGHSATVTLELLQAHRSARAGVPWVSLGPPGVLGPLGSLSLPDSLEALTALIPLAPPIHQIPKSQNSRLPLMLPGLPTP, encoded by the exons ATGGAGGAGGTGAGGGGCACCGTCCGTGCTGGGCACAGCATGGGGCTGACCCCAAACGGGGCTGACCCCACCCGCTCCCTGTGCCGCGCTCCGCGGTGGAATTCCCGTTCCGGGCACCGGGACGGGGCCGGTGGCCCAGCGGGCCGGGCTGGTGGCCACAgctcatccctgtgccaggagagccCGGTAGGTGCCACCCGCCCTGCCCCCGGGGCTGAACGAGGCACGGGCACCCCCATGGGCACCCCAGCCCGGCCCTCGcgccaggaggaggaggaggaagcggaggaaaaggatgaggaggatgaggaggacgTGGCCGGTGACACCGAGGACATCCCGCTGCTGGCAGGGGCGGCCCCGCGACAGCAGCGGCGACAGCAGCGCCCCGCCAGGTACCGGCACCTGGAGAGCCACCAGCGGGGACACCAGGAGCGCGGGGACACCAGGACTGAGGAGACATTGAGACTAAGGGGACACCGGGAgcgaggggacaccgggacatcACCGTGCCCTTCCTCGCCCCGCAGGGAGGATGAGGACGTCGGGGAGGCCGCcgccactgtccccactgtcgCCGCTGCCAGCCCGGACG CGCGCAGCCCGGATCTCTTCGAGCGCCTGCAGCACGCCGTGAGCTCCCTGGAGCGCGCCGCCTTCTGCCGCCGCCGGCAGCCCCCGGCGtggccgccgcccgccccggcctGGCACCGGGCGCTCCAG agcctgcaggagctgagccgGACACCGGGCTGGGCGCGCCGCTGCTggccgggggcagcggcgggACCGGGGCTGCCGGCGGAGGTAGCGGTGGCAGCGGAGAGGAACGCGAGCCTGCgggcagccctgggccagcGGGACGAGGAGCTGGGCCAGGCCACGGCCGCGCTGCGGGCGCTGCGGGGTGAGCGGGAGCGCCTGCAGGGCAAG GTGCGAGACCTGCGGGAggctctggccaggctggaggagccgGGAGGGTCTGGCAGTGACACCCCCGGCTTCGGTGACACCCCCGGGACAGGCGACGCCTCTGAGACTGGCGACACCCCCAGAGTCGGTGACACTCCCGGGGCCGATGACACCCCCGGGCCCAGCAGCCTCCCGGGGCACCGG ccccgtgccccgctgtccccccagccctcggcggggcccggccgggagcaggaggagcggctgcagcagctgcaggg GATGCTGGCGCGGCTACAGGAGGCGAACCGGGAGCTGCTGGCGGCGCTGGGCGAGTGCAAGGGCGAGGCGGAGAGGCTGAGCATGGAGCTGGGGCGGCGGGAGGCGCGCTGCAGCGGGCTGcggctggcactgagctgcag CGAGCGCTGCGGAGGCGCCTACGTCGCCCTCCTGGACCTGTTGCGGGCAAAGGTGGCACCGGAGGGTGGCACCCGTGGGG GAACCGCGGCGGAACCGAGCCCGGGCCACGAACCGGGACCTGGCCAGAGCCTGGACTGCGCACCCGGACCTGGCCTCGCCACACCGGAGCCCTCGGGGCCAGCGGAGCCGGACAGCCGTGAGGACCCCGCGGACAGCCCCGGGGCTCACAG cccccgggaGATGGAGGAGGGAGCGCTGCGGGAGCTCATCCGGCGGCTCCGCGCCGAGCAGGCGGCGGTGGAGAGGTCCCTGCTGGACGCCGCCAAGCCCTCGGAGCTCCCCCGGGAGCGCGacccccggggccgggcggagCAGGCGCTGCGGGAAGCGCGAGCGCTGCTGCCCGGCTGGAGGCGGCCGGagaaggaggagctgctgcaggagctggctgtgctcaaG GAGGCGCTGGCGGAGCTGCGGACGCGGCTGCAGCTGGCTCAGAAGGAGAAGcgagccctggagctgctgctggccgcGCACGGGCCCCGCGAGGCCGCGCTGCGCCTCCTGCTGCGGGAACGGGAGCGGGAGAGGCACCGGGAATGGGACCAGGAGCGGGACGGACGAGACGGAGCCTCCGGCAGCAGCTCCGGCAGCAGCTCCGGCAGCAGCTCCGATGAGGTAGGGATGGATCCCGTGGGGCCGTtcccgggatttgggggatgCCGAGGGATGGGAGGCAGTCGGAAATCTCTGCAGGAGGCGCGGATGGGGCGGGGGGCAGAGATGGCCCCGCGAAACCCCCCGGACCCCGAGAGAACGAGGGAGGAACTGCTCCGGATCCGGGCCAG gacGGAGCAGCTGCGTGGCCGTGCCCGGGAGCTGGCGCTGGCCCTGGAgcggggcagcgctgccagccGTGCCCAGCAGGGGCACAGTGCCACCGTCACCCTGGAGCTCCTCCAGGCCCACAGGTCGGCACGGGCCGGGGTCCCTTGGGTGTCCCTGGGTCCTCCGGGTGTCCTGGGTCCCCTCGGTTCCCTCAGTCTCCCTGACTCCCTGGAAGCCCTGACTGCCCTCATCCCCCTGGCTCCCCCGATTCACCAAATccctaaatcccaaaattcacgGCTCCCCCTCATGCTCCCAGGTCTTCCAACTCCCTGA
- the USHBP1 gene encoding harmonin-binding protein USHBP1 isoform X1 has product MEEVRGTVRAGHSMGLTPNGADPTRSLCRAPRWNSRSGHRDGAGGPAGRAGGHSSSLCQESPVGATRPAPGAERGTGTPMGTPARPSRQEEEEEAEEKDEEDEEDVAGDTEDIPLLAGAAPRQQRRQQRPARYRHLESHQRGHQERGDTRTEETLRLRGHRERGDTGTSPCPSSPRREDEDVGEAAATVPTVAAASPDARSPDLFERLQHAVSSLERAAFCRRRQPPAWPPPAPAWHRALQSLQELSRTPGWARRCWPGAAAGPGLPAEVAVAAERNASLRAALGQRDEELGQATAALRALRGERERLQGKVRDLREALARLEEPGGSGSDTPGFGDTPGTGDASETGDTPRVGDTPGADDTPGPSSLPGHRPRAPLSPQPSAGPGREQEERLQQLQGMLARLQEANRELLAALGECKGEAERLSMELGRREARCSGLRLALSCSERCGGAYVALLDLLRAKVAPEGGTRGGTAAEPSPGHEPGPGQSLDCAPGPGLATPEPSGPAEPDSREDPADSPGAHSPREMEEGALRELIRRLRAEQAAVERSLLDAAKPSELPRERDPRGRAEQALREARALLPGWRRPEKEELLQELAVLKFPRGARRRWRSCGRGCSWLRRRSEPWSCCWPRTGPARPRCASCCGNGSGRGTGNGTRSGTDETEPPAAAPAAAPAAAPMRRRGWGGGQRWPRETPRTPRERGRNCSGSGPGRSSCVAVPGSWRWPWSGAALPAVPSRGTVPPSPWSSSRPTARWPWRTAGRGASRRSSCGGCRRGRRRCGASTAAGSEPWPGHCGSCSEEARPASREPRKSLGKLGNSWRAPEIPGEIRKSMGKLGNLCGNLEIYGEI; this is encoded by the exons ATGGAGGAGGTGAGGGGCACCGTCCGTGCTGGGCACAGCATGGGGCTGACCCCAAACGGGGCTGACCCCACCCGCTCCCTGTGCCGCGCTCCGCGGTGGAATTCCCGTTCCGGGCACCGGGACGGGGCCGGTGGCCCAGCGGGCCGGGCTGGTGGCCACAgctcatccctgtgccaggagagccCGGTAGGTGCCACCCGCCCTGCCCCCGGGGCTGAACGAGGCACGGGCACCCCCATGGGCACCCCAGCCCGGCCCTCGcgccaggaggaggaggaggaagcggaggaaaaggatgaggaggatgaggaggacgTGGCCGGTGACACCGAGGACATCCCGCTGCTGGCAGGGGCGGCCCCGCGACAGCAGCGGCGACAGCAGCGCCCCGCCAGGTACCGGCACCTGGAGAGCCACCAGCGGGGACACCAGGAGCGCGGGGACACCAGGACTGAGGAGACATTGAGACTAAGGGGACACCGGGAgcgaggggacaccgggacatcACCGTGCCCTTCCTCGCCCCGCAGGGAGGATGAGGACGTCGGGGAGGCCGCcgccactgtccccactgtcgCCGCTGCCAGCCCGGACG CGCGCAGCCCGGATCTCTTCGAGCGCCTGCAGCACGCCGTGAGCTCCCTGGAGCGCGCCGCCTTCTGCCGCCGCCGGCAGCCCCCGGCGtggccgccgcccgccccggcctGGCACCGGGCGCTCCAG agcctgcaggagctgagccgGACACCGGGCTGGGCGCGCCGCTGCTggccgggggcagcggcgggACCGGGGCTGCCGGCGGAGGTAGCGGTGGCAGCGGAGAGGAACGCGAGCCTGCgggcagccctgggccagcGGGACGAGGAGCTGGGCCAGGCCACGGCCGCGCTGCGGGCGCTGCGGGGTGAGCGGGAGCGCCTGCAGGGCAAG GTGCGAGACCTGCGGGAggctctggccaggctggaggagccgGGAGGGTCTGGCAGTGACACCCCCGGCTTCGGTGACACCCCCGGGACAGGCGACGCCTCTGAGACTGGCGACACCCCCAGAGTCGGTGACACTCCCGGGGCCGATGACACCCCCGGGCCCAGCAGCCTCCCGGGGCACCGG ccccgtgccccgctgtccccccagccctcggcggggcccggccgggagcaggaggagcggctgcagcagctgcaggg GATGCTGGCGCGGCTACAGGAGGCGAACCGGGAGCTGCTGGCGGCGCTGGGCGAGTGCAAGGGCGAGGCGGAGAGGCTGAGCATGGAGCTGGGGCGGCGGGAGGCGCGCTGCAGCGGGCTGcggctggcactgagctgcag CGAGCGCTGCGGAGGCGCCTACGTCGCCCTCCTGGACCTGTTGCGGGCAAAGGTGGCACCGGAGGGTGGCACCCGTGGGG GAACCGCGGCGGAACCGAGCCCGGGCCACGAACCGGGACCTGGCCAGAGCCTGGACTGCGCACCCGGACCTGGCCTCGCCACACCGGAGCCCTCGGGGCCAGCGGAGCCGGACAGCCGTGAGGACCCCGCGGACAGCCCCGGGGCTCACAG cccccgggaGATGGAGGAGGGAGCGCTGCGGGAGCTCATCCGGCGGCTCCGCGCCGAGCAGGCGGCGGTGGAGAGGTCCCTGCTGGACGCCGCCAAGCCCTCGGAGCTCCCCCGGGAGCGCGacccccggggccgggcggagCAGGCGCTGCGGGAAGCGCGAGCGCTGCTGCCCGGCTGGAGGCGGCCGGagaaggaggagctgctgcaggagctggctgtgctcaaG tttccccgcgGTGCCAGGAGGCGCTGGCGGAGCTGCGGACGCGGCTGCAGCTGGCTCAGAAGGAGAAGcgagccctggagctgctgctggccgcGCACGGGCCCCGCGAGGCCGCGCTGCGCCTCCTGCTGCGGGAACGGGAGCGGGAGAGGCACCGGGAATGGGACCAGGAGCGGGACGGACGAGACGGAGCCTCCGGCAGCAGCTCCGGCAGCAGCTCCGGCAGCAGCTCCGATGAG GAGGCGCGGATGGGGCGGGGGGCAGAGATGGCCCCGCGAAACCCCCCGGACCCCGAGAGAACGAGGGAGGAACTGCTCCGGATCCGGGCCAG gacGGAGCAGCTGCGTGGCCGTGCCCGGGAGCTGGCGCTGGCCCTGGAgcggggcagcgctgccagccGTGCCCAGCAGGGGCACAGTGCCACCGTCACCCTGGAGCTCCTCCAGGCCCACAG CTCGCTGGCCCTGGCGTACCGCGGGGCGCGGCGCAAGCAGGCGGAGCAGCTGCGGCGGCTGcaggcgcgggcggcggcgctgcggggCCAGCACGGCCGCAGGGAGCGAGCCCTGGCCCGGACACTGCGGGAGCTGCAGCGAGGAGGCGAGACCTGCATCTAGGGAGCCCCGGAAATCCCTGGGGAAGCTCGGAAATTCATGGAGAGCCCCGGAAATCCCTGGGGAAATTAGGAAATCTATGGGGAAACTCGGAAATCTTTGTGGAAATTTGGAAATCTATGGGGAAATCTGA
- the USHBP1 gene encoding harmonin-binding protein USHBP1 isoform X8, whose protein sequence is MEESPVGATRPAPGAERGTGTPMGTPARPSRQEEEEEAEEKDEEDEEDVAGDTEDIPLLAGAAPRQQRRQQRPARYRHLESHQRGHQERGDTRTEETLRLRGHRERGDTGTSPCPSSPRREDEDVGEAAATVPTVAAASPDARSPDLFERLQHAVSSLERAAFCRRRQPPAWPPPAPAWHRALQSLQELSRTPGWARRCWPGAAAGPGLPAEVAVAAERNASLRAALGQRDEELGQATAALRALRGERERLQGKVRDLREALARLEEPGGSGSDTPGFGDTPGTGDASETGDTPRVGDTPGADDTPGPSSLPGHRPRAPLSPQPSAGPGREQEERLQQLQGMLARLQEANRELLAALGECKGEAERLSMELGRREARCSGLRLALSCSERCGGAYVALLDLLRAKVAPEGGTRGGTAAEPSPGHEPGPGQSLDCAPGPGLATPEPSGPAEPDSREDPADSPGAHSPREMEEGALRELIRRLRAEQAAVERSLLDAAKPSELPRERDPRGRAEQALREARALLPGWRRPEKEELLQELAVLKFPRGARRRWRSCGRGCSWLRRRSEPWSCCWPRTGPARPRCASCCGNGSGRGTGNGTRSGTDETEPPAAAPAAAPAAAPMRRRGWGGGQRWPRETPRTPRERGRNCSGSGPGRSSCVAVPGSWRWPWSGAALPAVPSRGTVPPSPWSSSRPTARWPWRTAGRGASRRSSCGGCRRGRRRCGASTAAGSEPWPGHCGSCSEEARPASREPRKSLGKLGNSWRAPEIPGEIRKSMGKLGNLCGNLEIYGEI, encoded by the exons ATGGAGGAG agccCGGTAGGTGCCACCCGCCCTGCCCCCGGGGCTGAACGAGGCACGGGCACCCCCATGGGCACCCCAGCCCGGCCCTCGcgccaggaggaggaggaggaagcggaggaaaaggatgaggaggatgaggaggacgTGGCCGGTGACACCGAGGACATCCCGCTGCTGGCAGGGGCGGCCCCGCGACAGCAGCGGCGACAGCAGCGCCCCGCCAGGTACCGGCACCTGGAGAGCCACCAGCGGGGACACCAGGAGCGCGGGGACACCAGGACTGAGGAGACATTGAGACTAAGGGGACACCGGGAgcgaggggacaccgggacatcACCGTGCCCTTCCTCGCCCCGCAGGGAGGATGAGGACGTCGGGGAGGCCGCcgccactgtccccactgtcgCCGCTGCCAGCCCGGACG CGCGCAGCCCGGATCTCTTCGAGCGCCTGCAGCACGCCGTGAGCTCCCTGGAGCGCGCCGCCTTCTGCCGCCGCCGGCAGCCCCCGGCGtggccgccgcccgccccggcctGGCACCGGGCGCTCCAG agcctgcaggagctgagccgGACACCGGGCTGGGCGCGCCGCTGCTggccgggggcagcggcgggACCGGGGCTGCCGGCGGAGGTAGCGGTGGCAGCGGAGAGGAACGCGAGCCTGCgggcagccctgggccagcGGGACGAGGAGCTGGGCCAGGCCACGGCCGCGCTGCGGGCGCTGCGGGGTGAGCGGGAGCGCCTGCAGGGCAAG GTGCGAGACCTGCGGGAggctctggccaggctggaggagccgGGAGGGTCTGGCAGTGACACCCCCGGCTTCGGTGACACCCCCGGGACAGGCGACGCCTCTGAGACTGGCGACACCCCCAGAGTCGGTGACACTCCCGGGGCCGATGACACCCCCGGGCCCAGCAGCCTCCCGGGGCACCGG ccccgtgccccgctgtccccccagccctcggcggggcccggccgggagcaggaggagcggctgcagcagctgcaggg GATGCTGGCGCGGCTACAGGAGGCGAACCGGGAGCTGCTGGCGGCGCTGGGCGAGTGCAAGGGCGAGGCGGAGAGGCTGAGCATGGAGCTGGGGCGGCGGGAGGCGCGCTGCAGCGGGCTGcggctggcactgagctgcag CGAGCGCTGCGGAGGCGCCTACGTCGCCCTCCTGGACCTGTTGCGGGCAAAGGTGGCACCGGAGGGTGGCACCCGTGGGG GAACCGCGGCGGAACCGAGCCCGGGCCACGAACCGGGACCTGGCCAGAGCCTGGACTGCGCACCCGGACCTGGCCTCGCCACACCGGAGCCCTCGGGGCCAGCGGAGCCGGACAGCCGTGAGGACCCCGCGGACAGCCCCGGGGCTCACAG cccccgggaGATGGAGGAGGGAGCGCTGCGGGAGCTCATCCGGCGGCTCCGCGCCGAGCAGGCGGCGGTGGAGAGGTCCCTGCTGGACGCCGCCAAGCCCTCGGAGCTCCCCCGGGAGCGCGacccccggggccgggcggagCAGGCGCTGCGGGAAGCGCGAGCGCTGCTGCCCGGCTGGAGGCGGCCGGagaaggaggagctgctgcaggagctggctgtgctcaaG tttccccgcgGTGCCAGGAGGCGCTGGCGGAGCTGCGGACGCGGCTGCAGCTGGCTCAGAAGGAGAAGcgagccctggagctgctgctggccgcGCACGGGCCCCGCGAGGCCGCGCTGCGCCTCCTGCTGCGGGAACGGGAGCGGGAGAGGCACCGGGAATGGGACCAGGAGCGGGACGGACGAGACGGAGCCTCCGGCAGCAGCTCCGGCAGCAGCTCCGGCAGCAGCTCCGATGAG GAGGCGCGGATGGGGCGGGGGGCAGAGATGGCCCCGCGAAACCCCCCGGACCCCGAGAGAACGAGGGAGGAACTGCTCCGGATCCGGGCCAG gacGGAGCAGCTGCGTGGCCGTGCCCGGGAGCTGGCGCTGGCCCTGGAgcggggcagcgctgccagccGTGCCCAGCAGGGGCACAGTGCCACCGTCACCCTGGAGCTCCTCCAGGCCCACAG CTCGCTGGCCCTGGCGTACCGCGGGGCGCGGCGCAAGCAGGCGGAGCAGCTGCGGCGGCTGcaggcgcgggcggcggcgctgcggggCCAGCACGGCCGCAGGGAGCGAGCCCTGGCCCGGACACTGCGGGAGCTGCAGCGAGGAGGCGAGACCTGCATCTAGGGAGCCCCGGAAATCCCTGGGGAAGCTCGGAAATTCATGGAGAGCCCCGGAAATCCCTGGGGAAATTAGGAAATCTATGGGGAAACTCGGAAATCTTTGTGGAAATTTGGAAATCTATGGGGAAATCTGA
- the USHBP1 gene encoding harmonin-binding protein USHBP1 isoform X6 codes for MEEVRGTVRAGHSMGLTPNGADPTRSLCRAPRWNSRSGHRDGAGGPAGRAGGHSSSLCQESPVGATRPAPGAERGTGTPMGTPARPSRQEEEEEAEEKDEEDEEDVAGDTEDIPLLAGAAPRQQRRQQRPAREDEDVGEAAATVPTVAAASPDARSPDLFERLQHAVSSLERAAFCRRRQPPAWPPPAPAWHRALQSLQELSRTPGWARRCWPGAAAGPGLPAEVAVAAERNASLRAALGQRDEELGQATAALRALRGERERLQGKVRDLREALARLEEPGGSGSDTPGFGDTPGTGDASETGDTPRVGDTPGADDTPGPSSLPGHRPRAPLSPQPSAGPGREQEERLQQLQGMLARLQEANRELLAALGECKGEAERLSMELGRREARCSGLRLALSCSERCGGAYVALLDLLRAKVAPEGGTRGGTAAEPSPGHEPGPGQSLDCAPGPGLATPEPSGPAEPDSREDPADSPGAHSPREMEEGALRELIRRLRAEQAAVERSLLDAAKPSELPRERDPRGRAEQALREARALLPGWRRPEKEELLQELAVLKFPRGARRRWRSCGRGCSWLRRRSEPWSCCWPRTGPARPRCASCCGNGSGRGTGNGTRSGTDETEPPAAAPAAAPAAAPMRRRGWGGGQRWPRETPRTPRERGRNCSGSGPGRSSCVAVPGSWRWPWSGAALPAVPSRGTVPPSPWSSSRPTARWPWRTAGRGASRRSSCGGCRRGRRRCGASTAAGSEPWPGHCGSCSEEARPASREPRKSLGKLGNSWRAPEIPGEIRKSMGKLGNLCGNLEIYGEI; via the exons ATGGAGGAGGTGAGGGGCACCGTCCGTGCTGGGCACAGCATGGGGCTGACCCCAAACGGGGCTGACCCCACCCGCTCCCTGTGCCGCGCTCCGCGGTGGAATTCCCGTTCCGGGCACCGGGACGGGGCCGGTGGCCCAGCGGGCCGGGCTGGTGGCCACAgctcatccctgtgccaggagagccCGGTAGGTGCCACCCGCCCTGCCCCCGGGGCTGAACGAGGCACGGGCACCCCCATGGGCACCCCAGCCCGGCCCTCGcgccaggaggaggaggaggaagcggaggaaaaggatgaggaggatgaggaggacgTGGCCGGTGACACCGAGGACATCCCGCTGCTGGCAGGGGCGGCCCCGCGACAGCAGCGGCGACAGCAGCGCCCCGCCAG GGAGGATGAGGACGTCGGGGAGGCCGCcgccactgtccccactgtcgCCGCTGCCAGCCCGGACG CGCGCAGCCCGGATCTCTTCGAGCGCCTGCAGCACGCCGTGAGCTCCCTGGAGCGCGCCGCCTTCTGCCGCCGCCGGCAGCCCCCGGCGtggccgccgcccgccccggcctGGCACCGGGCGCTCCAG agcctgcaggagctgagccgGACACCGGGCTGGGCGCGCCGCTGCTggccgggggcagcggcgggACCGGGGCTGCCGGCGGAGGTAGCGGTGGCAGCGGAGAGGAACGCGAGCCTGCgggcagccctgggccagcGGGACGAGGAGCTGGGCCAGGCCACGGCCGCGCTGCGGGCGCTGCGGGGTGAGCGGGAGCGCCTGCAGGGCAAG GTGCGAGACCTGCGGGAggctctggccaggctggaggagccgGGAGGGTCTGGCAGTGACACCCCCGGCTTCGGTGACACCCCCGGGACAGGCGACGCCTCTGAGACTGGCGACACCCCCAGAGTCGGTGACACTCCCGGGGCCGATGACACCCCCGGGCCCAGCAGCCTCCCGGGGCACCGG ccccgtgccccgctgtccccccagccctcggcggggcccggccgggagcaggaggagcggctgcagcagctgcaggg GATGCTGGCGCGGCTACAGGAGGCGAACCGGGAGCTGCTGGCGGCGCTGGGCGAGTGCAAGGGCGAGGCGGAGAGGCTGAGCATGGAGCTGGGGCGGCGGGAGGCGCGCTGCAGCGGGCTGcggctggcactgagctgcag CGAGCGCTGCGGAGGCGCCTACGTCGCCCTCCTGGACCTGTTGCGGGCAAAGGTGGCACCGGAGGGTGGCACCCGTGGGG GAACCGCGGCGGAACCGAGCCCGGGCCACGAACCGGGACCTGGCCAGAGCCTGGACTGCGCACCCGGACCTGGCCTCGCCACACCGGAGCCCTCGGGGCCAGCGGAGCCGGACAGCCGTGAGGACCCCGCGGACAGCCCCGGGGCTCACAG cccccgggaGATGGAGGAGGGAGCGCTGCGGGAGCTCATCCGGCGGCTCCGCGCCGAGCAGGCGGCGGTGGAGAGGTCCCTGCTGGACGCCGCCAAGCCCTCGGAGCTCCCCCGGGAGCGCGacccccggggccgggcggagCAGGCGCTGCGGGAAGCGCGAGCGCTGCTGCCCGGCTGGAGGCGGCCGGagaaggaggagctgctgcaggagctggctgtgctcaaG tttccccgcgGTGCCAGGAGGCGCTGGCGGAGCTGCGGACGCGGCTGCAGCTGGCTCAGAAGGAGAAGcgagccctggagctgctgctggccgcGCACGGGCCCCGCGAGGCCGCGCTGCGCCTCCTGCTGCGGGAACGGGAGCGGGAGAGGCACCGGGAATGGGACCAGGAGCGGGACGGACGAGACGGAGCCTCCGGCAGCAGCTCCGGCAGCAGCTCCGGCAGCAGCTCCGATGAG GAGGCGCGGATGGGGCGGGGGGCAGAGATGGCCCCGCGAAACCCCCCGGACCCCGAGAGAACGAGGGAGGAACTGCTCCGGATCCGGGCCAG gacGGAGCAGCTGCGTGGCCGTGCCCGGGAGCTGGCGCTGGCCCTGGAgcggggcagcgctgccagccGTGCCCAGCAGGGGCACAGTGCCACCGTCACCCTGGAGCTCCTCCAGGCCCACAG CTCGCTGGCCCTGGCGTACCGCGGGGCGCGGCGCAAGCAGGCGGAGCAGCTGCGGCGGCTGcaggcgcgggcggcggcgctgcggggCCAGCACGGCCGCAGGGAGCGAGCCCTGGCCCGGACACTGCGGGAGCTGCAGCGAGGAGGCGAGACCTGCATCTAGGGAGCCCCGGAAATCCCTGGGGAAGCTCGGAAATTCATGGAGAGCCCCGGAAATCCCTGGGGAAATTAGGAAATCTATGGGGAAACTCGGAAATCTTTGTGGAAATTTGGAAATCTATGGGGAAATCTGA